Part of the Arthrobacter sp. MMS18-M83 genome is shown below.
TTCCGCTTCAACGTGTAATCGAGTTCCGCTTGTGAACAAGTAGTCGAGCGAATTGTCGGTTAGCCCAGACGCGCGACATCCTGGCTCAGAATATTGGGCCAGGTTTCGACATCAGCCGGGGTGCGGGCGACCGTCAGCGTTGCTTGCGGGAGCAGTGCGGCCAGGGATTCCGCGGTTGACAGCGGGTGGCCCGGATCGTCGACCCACGCCAGGATTGTCGTTGGTATGTCGATTCGCGCGACGGCCTCGGGAGCGGGCAGATCGCTGAGTGCGGCGCCTCGAAACACCGACGGCAACAGCTCGTCGGCGACGTCGGGCCTCGTCTCCGGCGCACCGTTTGTCGCCGGCGGCGGTGTTTCGCCGCGGGTGGTGGCGAGGAATGCCTCGACACCAACAGATTCGATAAGCCCTGCGGCAACCCCGTAGTTCGCAGCCTGTGCAGCTCTGGTTTCCCACGCGGTGGGTGGCACCATGAGCGTGAGCCCGGTAAAACGGTCCGGCTCGCGGGAAGCGGCGTGCAAGAGTGTGCCGGTACCCATGGAGGGGCCAACTCCGTGGACACGTTCACCTGGGAACCAGTGATCGAGCAGCCGTAGGAGGTCGTCGGCGAGGTTTTGCCATTGATATTCCTCGGGAACCTTCCGCCCAGTCGACCGGCCATGGCCGCGTGCGTCGTACCGCAGCAGTCGAGTTCCACTGAGCCCTCGACCGAGGTCGAGGTTGAGTACCCGGTCGTGCGCGCGGCTTGAGGTAAGGCCATGCAGCTGGACAACCGGGTGTCCACCTTCGTCGCTCAAAGCAACCGCAAGCTCGGCTCCGGGTACCTCGAAAGTGGGCATCAGGCTCCTCGTTTCATGACTGACCGCGCCACCTTTAGCGGCTGCGTTGAGAATTCAGGCTATCTGGGGCGATAGGATACTGCCATGCGGCTGACCAACGTCACGCACCTGCGCCTACCATTCGGACGACTTTGGGGCTACGACGTCAGTGTCTCGGAGCCCGGCCGTCGTCTTCCGGTGTCCTTTGACCAGCGGCTCCATGTCGGGACAGGCGACCGGCCCGGCTCCTGGATGGCAATGTCCTTTCGGCTGCCTACACCAACTCGTCGTGAGTCAATTGCCGATGCCTGGCTGGCTGTCGTCGCCCGTCACGGCACGCTGCGAACGGCATTCGTGCCCGGTGCGGACGATGATCCGGAGCTTCACGAAATTGATATAGGTCCGGGAACCTGGGTGGAGCATCAGGTATCTCCTGGCCAGTCCGTCAATGACGCGGTGCGGGACATTCTCGATGCCGCGTGTTCGCCGTACCAACACCCCTCACACCGGCTTTGCGTATTGGAGACTGCTGCTGGACTCACAGTCGTGATTGCGGCCGACCACGCCCACGTCGATATGTGGTCAATGCTGGTGATCGCGCGAGACCTGCTGTCGGCGCTCGATGCTGGGAGGGCGGGCCGTGAACCGTTGCCCGGGCCAGCGCCCACATTTGTTGAACACACGCAGGCACTGCTGGATCGGAATGCGGCGCCGGACCACGTGCGTCACCGATGGGAAGACATCATCGGGGACAGCGGCGGCGTAATGCCGCAATTCCCACTGCCCCTGGGTGCGCCCGATCCGCAGCGCGAGCGTGTAGAAGTTCGCGATGTGTTCGATCTCGACGACGGTGCCGCATTTGCTGCGCAGGCCCGCAACGACGGTGTCTCGACACTTGCACTCGCTGTTGTTGCGATGACAGCGGTGACCCGCGAGTTGGCGGGAACCCCGCTGCGAGCCGTTTTTCCCGTGCACAGCCGTTTCGACGACCGCTGGCATGACTCAGTCGGCTGGTTCATTACTAATTCGGTACTTGAG
Proteins encoded:
- a CDS encoding GNAT family N-acetyltransferase, whose translation is MRLTNVTHLRLPFGRLWGYDVSVSEPGRRLPVSFDQRLHVGTGDRPGSWMAMSFRLPTPTRRESIADAWLAVVARHGTLRTAFVPGADDDPELHEIDIGPGTWVEHQVSPGQSVNDAVRDILDAACSPYQHPSHRLCVLETAAGLTVVIAADHAHVDMWSMLVIARDLLSALDAGRAGREPLPGPAPTFVEHTQALLDRNAAPDHVRHRWEDIIGDSGGVMPQFPLPLGAPDPQRERVEVRDVFDLDDGAAFAAQARNDGVSTLALAVVAMTAVTRELAGTPLRAVFPVHSRFDDRWHDSVGWFITNSVLESAVAEPRAAAAAVKEAVQLGSWPLADVLAPWGGMPVAPGMFAISWLDLRRLPVRIDSVGLDAHYVSATIDTDGVMLWFILDESGLHLRCRYPDTLEARANVGGWLDLLVARLQADARSSVRGLLRVAGRTFRLERANRDDVEAIAALLSDDQFGPDRECVELERYEAAYNLVVRDSSNYLGVVRNDADRIVATMQLTVIPGLSRGGSSRLQIEGLRVAAAERSHGLGTAMLEWAHNFGRARGAHLAQVTTDEARERARAFYTRLGYRTAHVGLKRRI
- a CDS encoding alpha/beta fold hydrolase codes for the protein MPTFEVPGAELAVALSDEGGHPVVQLHGLTSSRAHDRVLNLDLGRGLSGTRLLRYDARGHGRSTGRKVPEEYQWQNLADDLLRLLDHWFPGERVHGVGPSMGTGTLLHAASREPDRFTGLTLMVPPTAWETRAAQAANYGVAAGLIESVGVEAFLATTRGETPPPATNGAPETRPDVADELLPSVFRGAALSDLPAPEAVARIDIPTTILAWVDDPGHPLSTAESLAALLPQATLTVARTPADVETWPNILSQDVARLG